The Podarcis muralis chromosome 8, rPodMur119.hap1.1, whole genome shotgun sequence genomic sequence CTTGAGATCTACACCTTCCCCTTTTGTAGCAGCCAGGCCATGCCTTTCTCATGACTATGCTGTGGAAACATATATTTGTTTCACTGGATTGGCTCCCACAACTTTGCCCAATATCTGGCTGTTTGTTCAGCCAAATCTCTGCAAAAACATGACCATTTTGAACAGTCTACATATTTTAGTCACTATCCGTTTCCGTGCCACTGGAGTCTTCATCCTttggctctgctgcctcctctctcAAGCCTGCAAAGAAATCCTCCCCGGTACCaaatgccttgtgactcaaaGACTTCAGCTGcccacttttcttctttttctttctgtaatcGTCCACAATGACTGAGTTAAGCGAAGAGATGTCCCAGAACTTCACCTTCTGGTCATGGGCGCAGCTGGCCAGAAATGGGCCAGTATGGCATTTCGCTAGCTGCTCTATAGGCTCCCCAACATGCTGCCCAACACTGCCAATCACCCGATTGGGCAAGATGTTCACGGCCCTAAAACAACAGGGAAAAGCCCGATTAAGAAAAAAGCCAGCTCCTCCAGGACAGCACCTGAAATTCATTCTACCTGCACTTTAAGATGCTCCGGTGAGGGTTGGGAAAGGAATCTTTCTAGGGCTCAAAATTCCTTTTAAAGGTTTAATCGCTTTATGGAATATAATTCATGCAAAACAATGAGACACTACCATAACAGACTCTATACAAAGCTGTATAAACAAACCACAATTGGGGCAAGAATGAAGCTTAAAAGGGGGGGAATGCAAATCTTAACAACAATCCTCTAGAGATGTgcactgttattatttattaaatttgtatattgccctatacccgcaggtttcAGGATAAGCCTGTGGTTCCCAGGTGACAAACTACCCAGTGCCCTCTCACCTGATGACTCCGTCAGTGCAGCCTGTGCACACAATGCTCTCTGTTACTGGAACCATGCAGTCAATGGACTCCGCCTTCAGTGCAAACCGATCACTAGTAGCACCAAAACCATCCCAGTTGAAGAGGTAAATGGTTCCCTCGCTGGAGCCACAGGCCACTTTCTTTCCTCTCTGAGCAGCAAACAAGAAATAAATACTGTTTAATCCCTAAAAAAGCACTGTCATGATTCCCCTCACcggtgctattttcctagaaaaaggggggctggaactcaccatggacACCTCTTAGAATGGCTATGGTgcgcacctgagaggtgctggaactgagttccacctgaaaaaagccctgcccctCACCATCAACTAAGAGCCATAAGGCATACCCATCCAAAGGCCTTTTTCTGtccaataagaataagaataagaatttattatttataccccagccactctgggcggcttccaacaaagtattaaaatacagtagtctgttaaacattaaagcaAATGACAATGAAATAGGAATATTATGCTGCCCATCAATGCATACTTTTTTGGGCAAGAACATGTTTTTAAGTCCCTGCTCCCAGAAATGTTCAGCTTATCAGTCCCCATCAgttctgcagcagctgctcctcaaGGGCCGCTGAGGAATAGGGCTGACCTTCATCAGGGCGATGGCTGACAGGTCTCCATTCTGAGGCTCCGAGAGCAGCTCAAAGCGCCTTCTCCTGATGTTGAAGACTCCCATAGTTCCGTCTCCGCTGCAAGAAACAGAATGGAACACAGTGATCATTTACTTATCGGGAGCATCCACAAGTGTTTCCAGTTAGTTTGGTGTTCTGCCCCCCAGAAATACATTTCAGGATATCAATAGGTATCCATTTCAGTGGCCCTTGgaaaagaattgtgtgtgtgagaCAGAGGGAGACAGACTCTTAACAGCTCTTGGCCTCCCACTGCAGTCAAAGCATCTCCACCACTGAGGGAGAATAAATCAAGCCCACTAATCCCTTTGTTTAAACTGGAGAATTCATGAGTACCTGGTGCTGAGCAGCACTTTCTTGTTCCCATCGATGGCCATGTCACTGATATACTCCTCGTGCTGCTTCATCTCCATAATGGAGGTGCCTTTGCGCAGATCCCACACTTTCAACTCCCCACGGTCATCTCCTGTGGCAAACAAGTGCTCATCTATCACCAGCAGACTGTTCAGAGCAGAACTGTGGAAATTCCAGAGTTGTAGCAGCAGAATCCACGCTACAGATAGCCACTATATTACACAAGTGCCTGATTCCCTCTCCGAGTTGTTGCCCTCGGCAAGGTCTCAACAGCCCCACAGAGGGACCACGAAGAAGGGAAGCAAACTGGAACTGCGCTAAAGGGCAGAATGAGGGACTTGATAGAGAGGATCATCTGAACCTATGAACAAAGAGAATTCTTTCTCCGCACACTCCTATTATGGGAGCCACACGAGCAAGAGAAAATTCATTTTCCCTCCCTGAAAGATGTCAAGCCTTACTTCATCTGCACTTGGGCCCTAATCATGGGTTGTAGTCAACCATGATGAGGGTCCAACTGCAGATGAAATTAGTGAACCTgtcagtcatgtccattaacttcaagggGTCCACGCTCTCCAACTTCCAGCTCCCAGTATTCCTTCCTCACCCTGAATGAAGTGTACAAGGGAATAACAATAGAGGTACAGGCAGGGTTTAAAGAAAGGGTGGGCAACCTGGCCCAGGGCCAAAAGGCAGCCCTTAAGGCTTCTTGgtttggccctcagaactctccccacacCATCTCTGGCCCGGCTTTGCCCCACAAGTGGTGGTGAAAGGTGTGTATATACTATATATAATGTGtactatatatatacacactctctctctctatatatatatatctatatatctatctatatattctctctctctctctctctctctctctctctctctctctatatatatatatatatatattataaccacacacacacacacacacagaacctaAGCTGTGTAGGGCTTTCTAGGTCACAACCACCCTGCAATGACATGCCATGAAGGCCACAGGATGGTTGATGACAGGAGGCTGACTGCTTGCAATGATGCCGGTGTAGCAACCCTTTGCGCTTGCAAGATGGTACTTCCAGTGGATATCCACTGGAATGGATGCTTATCCACAGGATGGGACTGCAAGGAAGGTTTGCGGATTTCCTACTGGCTACTGGAAGTACCATCTTGATGGAAGTACGAGGAAGTGAGaccaagattcaaatccccactagggCTTGCAACTCTGTGGGTGACCTAGGGCCAGTCATGTCCTCCCAGCCTAATCTGTTTCACAGGGTTGCTGAGAAGGGGGAGAACCAGGCACACCACCTtgcgctccttggaggaaaaggagtAAGCACACTCCTATAAAAGCAAACCATCAAGGAGTCCCCAATGCTTACTTGTGAGCCTTGGAGAACCTGGTCACGAGACGACCTTCCTCCACACTTAGAATATGAATGGATTTATCTTTGGACACCGTAAAGAGCTCTAGAAAATGGAGAGGAACACACAGATCACTGGATATACTCAGCAACTTAAAGGGAATATTTGCTGACTCCCTTCTGAAACAGAATAGCCAGAACTTCACATCAAAATCCACAGAGTATAAAAGCAGTCCTGTTTATTTGATTAGACTTTCCAGAAATATTCCAAGGACATTGTCCCAGCATTATTCAGAAGTTTATTGAAGATAAATGTTAATCTGCAAATAATGACATACAGATAATTCTTCAAGAATCTGTTAACATAtacattcagtgcttttttctggggggacacatatccctaaacattttgtgaatctaagattggcctcattgagggtcaGTATTTCtagatgagtaggaaaatgagagtatccctaaacatttttttttaaagaaaaaaagcactgtatgtaaTGTTCTCCAGCATGAAATTGCATTGCCTGTTATTGTGATCAACAGccaaaatacggtacttgcttgCTATTTTGGGATTAACATAAATATCTAGTAAATTGTCACgccataatgcatttttaaaaagtttactcTAAGCTTTTTCTCCTACTGGGATTCAAACAGACTTATACAGGTTTACTCAGAAATCCTATTCTGTTCAAGGGGGCTTAATCCCACAAAGGTGTgcctgggattgcagccttaacactCCTTCTCCAGGATGATAAGCAGAGGAAGCTCATTGTTCTAGTGAAGGCGTCTCAAGACACTGCATATTTAGGAACCATGAAATAAACGAGCCCCAAAGAGGGAAGTACTCACTTTGTCCATCATGGGAAAAGGACACTTCCCGGCAGGATTTTAAATGATGTCCTGAAGACCAAAGCTCCTTGTTCCCACCTTCCAAACAGGAATATGAATATCTGAAATATAGAAAAAGGTGGAGGGATAATCAAAGAACCTGTTGAAAGCAACTGGAAAAATTATACCTAAAGATGAAAATTGTACTGGAGGAAGATTGGCAGAAGAGTTGAAAGGGAATTTcaatgaggaagaagaaaagggaattTCAGTCTAAGACATGGTACGCAAATTTTTTTATaataacttcttttttaaaaaaaggaacagcaAGTTAGATATCTGTAGGATTGTGTCTTGAAACTCCCCAGTTCTGCAGCCATGaaagctgttgccttcatgccctgcttatgAGCCCTTGGTATGATATGAAGAGATGAAGGAACCAAAAACTTGCAAGTggaatattattaatatttgcaAACTTTTCTTGGCATGCCTTCATCTGGCTGCAGAATGTATTTTCTGCCAGCAACTGGGGTGATGGGTAGAAAAAGGCTCTAGAACAGCTCCATCACCAAGCTCTCTTACGCAGGAGATTCTCATTCATCAGATAACTAGGTCATGATAGGTTCTCCCTATAGTGCAAACTGACAATGTAAGTCCTCTATCTTGCTGGACTACTGATATGGGAAGGgggagcactctttgggtttcaTTCTTGCATCGCCCCCATAAGGGCTCACCCAGCTACGCCATCAGTACTTTTCTCAGAGAAGCTGTACTCACAAATAGACATCACCATCCACGTCTCCAGCAGCTAGGACATCCCGACAAGGGTGGAAAGCGATGGTGTTTGCTGCTGCCTCAAGGGAAATGTCTTCCGGAGTGTCTCGAGGTCTAGGCTCAGGTTCTGTCTCCTCCTCACTTGAATATGCCTTGGTGGGGAATAAGAGGGAAGAATCAGAACTCCGCAGAGGCCCTACAACCCTCAACTTTCAGAGGTCACCATCATAGGCATTATGTTATATATTGGTTGATCTGTTCAGAACTGGTTTAGACATGCCTGGTCTTCACCAACCGCTGATGGGTCTTGATGTACCAACATAGAActttctggttttttgttttttgtgcaaTTCCAAAATACATAGTAGGCAAACACCTTTATTAGGTCAACCAAAATTCCTATACTATGGATTATGGGATTTTTATAATGGGCCAAACAACTACCTTTGCtttgtgctttcctttggagtcAGGCTAGAATTGCTCAGTCCATGCCAATCATGAATTATACAGCAGTAGCTGATTGccataggggacgcaggtggtgctgtgggttaaaccacagagcctagggcttgcctatcagaaggtcggcggttcgaatccccacgacagagtgagctcccattgctcggtccctgctcctgcccacctagcagttcgaaagcacatcaaagtgcaagtagataaataggtaccgctctggcgggaaggaaaacggcgtttccatgcgctgctctggtttgccataagcggcttagtcatgctggccacatgtggTGGGTCATCTCATTGCATAGTTAGCAAAGCTGACTatgggaagcatcacagaacctGACTCTTGCCCCCAGTTCTGCTCCTGCAGTGCTGAAACGTTGTAattggtgtatgtgtgtattcTGCATTCCGCgaggcgggaggggagggggcggtaTGGGATACTTACTGTCCTGTATTGATATGCTGTCCAAcgccttaaaaaaaaggggggggagttaCCAGCTAGGGGGCAAAACCCCCCTCTCTTTTAAATTACAAACTTTTATTGAACACTTTTAACACAATTACCTAGAATGAAGTGTTGCCTCTTCCAAGGCAAatatttatgggaccgcctctcctggtatgccctgcagaggaccttaaggtccatgaataaccatagtttagaggtctcgggccctaaggaagtcaatcatcctccaccagggccagggccttttcagtgatggctccgacctggtagaatgctctgtcccatgagactagggcccttcaggatttaacgtCCTTCCATCggccctgtaagacagagctattccgcctggcctttaatttgaattcagcctgatcttttatttcccttctcttccctccccctccccttttaagaacgattacctgctctgagaccccacagctaattctcccctggcctcctcactggcccaagtaggactaattcagccagctagccctggtgactaatgcttattagatggatttcccctaaattgatttctgaactttgaattttattgttattcatgtttttatactgtgtttTATGTTGCTCTTACAATgaagtgctttaaatttgttgttagccaccttgagcctggttttttgaaccgggaagggtggggtataaataaaatatgatgatgatgatgtaggtCTCGCACGCTGCAATCCACATGGCACCAAAAGAGACTCGGGGAACCTTTTACATTGCAGATTCAGCCCACGCCCCCAAGGTGTGCGTGGCTTCCCTTTAAAGTACCAACATTGAAAGAttggcaaaataatttttttgaaatgattgaattagcaaaaatgacggcaacaattagaatgcaatctAATCCAAATCTCAAACAGGAACGGAAATGTGTAGAAGAATACATGACCAAAAGATGCTCCAACAAAGTTAAGTTAAGCTAATCTAAGCAGATATATAAAattgaatgtttaattattaagatatGAAATTACAATCTCAAcaataaagttacaaaataataacaaggaagtcacccacgggtggagggaagacacagggcaagaaataagaaatggataaatgttggtacataatgaaatgtgaaaatgtgaatttacgaatataatgtatatgtatcaatatgtaaagatttcatatatgtattgcaatattaatcataaataaattaagtgcaaaaaataaaataaaaataaagcggcggcggcagcggcccCGTGCTTTTGCTCCTAAACCGTATAGCTCGAGAGGCCACGGAGGCAACGCCGCCTTTCTCCGGctacctccctctctccctcttcggGGGCGCATTTCTCCAGCAGCACGCGAGGCTCGCGGAGCCTCTTCTGGGGCCGGGAAAAGGCAGCCGCCGCTCGGgcaagcctccgcagggcggccgGGAGGGCGGGCAGCCACCCCTGGCCCCCGGTGGGCACCGGGGTCTTGTTCTGGCAAAGGGGTGCGTGTGTCTCCGCTCAGGAGCGGCACTCACCTGCTCGGGCGCAGCCATTTTTACGCACGCGCGTCTTGCTCCGGCAGATGCGCCCGGAAATGTTGGCGCCGGCGCGGGGCCGGGAGGGCGGAGAGGAAGGCGCGGAGGAGGGATTTCCCTCCCGGGCTCGCAGATGCGATTAGAGGCGGAGAGTTCAACGCCTGAAAGCGGGAGGCGGCCATTTGATTCCTTGTTTAATGCCAGTTTTGTTTGGAAGGTCGGTAGCCGGATTCGTGAAAACTGGGTTATGACTTATATTGTGCGATCTGTCCATATGAAATCTTGTTTTTCCGCAATAACTGCGTTTTCTGACTGATCTCGATTGGATTTAATTTAtggtcatagaattatagaattggaagggattccccagggtccagccccctgc encodes the following:
- the WDR55 gene encoding WD repeat-containing protein 55: MAAPEQAYSSEEETEPEPRPRDTPEDISLEAAANTIAFHPCRDVLAAGDVDGDVYLYSYSCLEGGNKELWSSGHHLKSCREVSFSHDGQKLFTVSKDKSIHILSVEEGRLVTRFSKAHNSALNSLLVIDEHLFATGDDRGELKVWDLRKGTSIMEMKQHEEYISDMAIDGNKKVLLSTSGDGTMGVFNIRRRRFELLSEPQNGDLSAIALMKRGKKVACGSSEGTIYLFNWDGFGATSDRFALKAESIDCMVPVTESIVCTGCTDGVIRAVNILPNRVIGSVGQHVGEPIEQLAKCHTGPFLASCAHDQKVKFWDISSLNSVIVDDYRKKKKKSGQLKSLSHKAFGTGEDFFAGLREEAAEPKDEDSSGTETDSD